ACGCCGGCGATGTGACGCCGACCGACACCGCGCAGGCCGAAGCGCGGCTCAGCCGCGGCCGCGCCGATCTCAACGCCGCCGAAGTGAACCTCGCCGTCAGCGAGGCCACCTACGCGCAGGTGATCGGCAATCCGCCGTCGCGGCTCAGCCCAGCCGCGCCGGTCGACCGGCTGCTGCCTCGCAGCCGTGAGGAAGCGATCGCGCTGGCGCTGCAAGGCAATCCCGCAGTGCTGGCGGCGAGCTACGACGTCGACGTCGCCACCACGACGATCAAGGTCGCCGAAGGCAGCCTGCTGCCGAGCGTGACGCTGCAAGGCAACGCCAGTCGCAGCCGGGACACCGATTCGACGCTCGGCACCAAAGGCACCGACCAGGCTTCGATCCTCGGCCAGGTCTCCGCGCCGATCTACGACGGCGGACTCGCCGCCGCGGAGACCCGGCAGTCCAAGGAGATCGCGGCGCAGAGCCGTCTGGTGCTCGATCAGATCCGCAATCAGTCGCGCACCGCGGCGGTCGGCGCGTGGGTCAGCAATGAGGGCGCCAAGATCGCCGTCAGCGCGTCGGAAGCCGAAGTGCGCGCCGCCGAGATCGCGCTGAAAGGCGTCGGCCGCGAAGCGCAAGGCGGCCAGCGCACCACGGTCGACGTGCTGAATTCGCAGCAGGACCTCACGCTCGCCCGCGCGCGCCTGATCGGCGCGCAGCGCGATCGGGTGATCGCGTCCTACACGCTGCTCAGCGCCATCGGCCGTCTCGACGTCAAGACGCTGAAGCTCAATACGCCGGACTATCTGCCGGATGTTCACTACCATCAGGTCCGCGACGCCTGGCACGGCCTGCGCACGCCGTCGGGTCAGTGACGCCGGCCGCGATCCGCCGGACGCGCCCGCAACCGCCGACATCACCCCGGTGCCTAACGCGCGTGTGGCGGCCTTGCCGGGTCGATCAGGTCGGTGCGCCGGCGCGTTTTCTCGATGGGCCTTTCAGCGCCTTTTCAGAGCGCCTTTTCAGAGCGCCTTGGCGTGACCTCGAGCCGGCGCGGCCACCGGGCGTGCGCCGAATGCATCGGTCGCCTCGCGCAGGCTGCCGGCGCCCCTCGCCTTGGCCTGCCCCGGCGGGAACGTCGGGCTATGGGTCGCGGTCACGGCCTCGACGCGATCACCGAGCGCCCGGCCGGTTTCGACGCAGATGAAATGCTGCTGCGAGCAGGCGAGGCAAAAGACCGGCTCATAGGTCAGCCGATCCCTGCCCGCCGCTTCATCGGCGAGCCAGGTCTGAGTCATCAGACCGTTTTGCGGACATCGGTAAACCAGCAATCTAGCCATGGTTGCATGGTGCCACGCCGTGCACGCTCGCAGCTTGACGCAAGTCAATCGGTGGATGCGTTCAAATGACGCGACACGCGGCGATCGCCGTGTCATCGCATTGCAACATTGCAGATCCAGCTGATTTTATTGCTCGTCTGAGGACCGACGAATTGCGGCTCGTCACACGACGACGAGGCCGCCTAAGTAATCATCCCAGGCGGCGGCGCGAGAAATAGGAGATCAGCACCGGCAGCGTGACCAGAATCACCCCCGGCGCGAGCATCATCCCGGTGACCACCACGATCGCCAACGGCTTCTGCACCTGCGAGCCGATGCCGCTCGACACCGCGGCTGGCAACAACCCGACGCCCGCCACCACGCAGGTCATCAGCACCGGCCGCAATTGCAACTCGCCGGTGCGGAGGATGGCTCGGACCCGGTCGAGGCCCTGATCGATGAGCTGATTGTATTGCGACAGGATGATGATGCCGTCCATCACCGCGATGCCGAACAGTGCGATGAAGCCGATTGCAGCCGACACGCTGAACGGGATGCCGGTCACCAGCAGCCCGAGCACGCCGCCGAAGATCGCCATCGGAATCACGCTCATCGCCAGCAGCGTGTCGGTGAAGGAGCCGAAATTGAAGAACAGCAGCACGCCGATCAGAACCAGGCTGATCGGCACCACGATCGACAGCCGCTTGATCGCGTCCTGCAGATTACCGAATTCGCCGACCCATTCGGCACGCGAACCCGGCGGCAACTGGACCTGTTCCGCAACCTTGTCCTGCGCCTCCTTGATGGCGCTGCCGAGATCGCGCTCGCGCACCGAGAACTTGATCGGCAGATAGCGCTCCTGATTTTCGCGATAGATGTAGGCGGCGCCGGACACGAGCTGGATCGAAGCGACTTCGGTCAATGGGATCTGCGTGATGCCGTTCGGGCCCTGCACGCCGATCCGCAGATTGTGGATCGCCTCGGCGCTCTTGCGATATTCCGGCGCCAGACGAACAATGATCGGGAAATGCCGGTCGCTGCCCGGTTCGTACAGATCCCCGGCGCTGTCGCCGCCGATCGCGATGCGGATGGTGGCGTTGATGTCGCCGGGCGTCAGCCCATAGCGCGCGGCGCGGGCGCGGTCGACATCGATCTGGATGGTCGGCTGGCCGAGCGAGGTGAACACCGCGAGATCCTGCACGCCCTGCACCGTCGCCAGCACCGACTTGATCTTGTTGGCGGTGTCGGTCAACGCCTGCAGATCGTTGCCGTACAGCTTGATCGAGTTTTCGCCCTTCACGCCGGACACCGCTTCCGAGACGTTATCCTGCAGATACTGCGAGAAATTGAACTCGACGCCGGGGAATTTCTCCTGGAGCTGCTTCAGCATCCGCGCGGTGAGATCGTCCTTGTCCTTCGACCCGGGCCATTGCGACGCCGGCTTCAGCGGCGCGAAGAACTCGGCGTTGAACAGGCCGGCGGCGTCGGTGCCGTCGTCGGGCCTTCCGTGCTGCGACACCACCGATTCGACCTCGGGGAAGGTCGCGATCAGCTTGCGCATCTGGTTGACGTAGCCGTTGCCCTCGGCCAGCGAGATCGTCGGCGGCAGCGTCGCGCGCACCCACAGATTGCCCTCCTCCAGCTTCGGCAGGAATTCGAGGCCGAGGAAGCGCGTCGCGATCACCGTCATCACCACCAGCCCGACCGCGCCGGCCATCACCAGCCGCCGGTTCGCGACCGCCCAGCCCAGCAACGGCGTGTACAGGCGATGCAGCCAGCGCATCAGCAAGGTCTCGGTCTCCTTCACATGCGCCGGCAGGATGATCGCGGAGAGCGCCGGCGTCACGGTGAAGGTGGCGAGCAGGCCGCCGGCCAACGCGTAGGCATAGGTCTTCGCCATCGGGCTGAAGATGTTGCCCTCGACGCCCGACAGCGTGAACAGCGGCAGGAACGCCGCGATGATGATCGCGGCGGCGAAGAAGATCGAGCGCGACACGTCGGCGGCCGCCGACAGGATGGCATGGCTCTTCATCCCCATGACGGTGTCGGCCGAGATATGGCTGAGCTCTTCGGCCGACAATGCGGTGGTGTGCGACAGTCGCCTGAAGATCGCCTCGACCATGATCACGGTGGCGTCGACGATCAGGCCGAAATCGAT
The DNA window shown above is from Rhodopseudomonas palustris HaA2 and carries:
- a CDS encoding TolC family outer membrane protein; the protein is MAWSSGLISSAGTTARRSLAGVCAAAISLALTFPVSAEGLPEALAKAYQTNPQLNAERARQRATDENVPAALSGYRPQIIASLGVGMQAVRNLLPDNTIQTATLKPWTIGVTVTQNLFNGFRTANSVRVAEFQVKSGREALRNVGQGVLLDAVTAYTNVLANQALVAAQKTNVDFLSQTLDITNKRLNAGDVTPTDTAQAEARLSRGRADLNAAEVNLAVSEATYAQVIGNPPSRLSPAAPVDRLLPRSREEAIALALQGNPAVLAASYDVDVATTTIKVAEGSLLPSVTLQGNASRSRDTDSTLGTKGTDQASILGQVSAPIYDGGLAAAETRQSKEIAAQSRLVLDQIRNQSRTAAVGAWVSNEGAKIAVSASEAEVRAAEIALKGVGREAQGGQRTTVDVLNSQQDLTLARARLIGAQRDRVIASYTLLSAIGRLDVKTLKLNTPDYLPDVHYHQVRDAWHGLRTPSGQ
- a CDS encoding efflux RND transporter permease subunit; protein product: MGRLVAIAVNRRFLMVAMFLLVIAGGVVAFNQLNIEAYPDPTPPMVDIVTQSAGLSAEEVERYITIPIETQVAGIKNLKTIRTISLYGLSDVKLQFSFDYTYDEALQQVLNRLSQLAPLPGNAQPGISPLSPIGEIFRYRLVGPPGYSVLDLKTLQDWVLQRRFRAVPGVIDVTGWGGKTKTYEVQVDFNKLVANGLTLPQVLQAVSNSNINVGGNTVDIGAQSAVVRGVGLIRSIDDLGSTMVASSGGNPVLIRDIAKVSVGEKPRLGIAGMNQDDDIVQGIVLMRRGEKSSPTIARVEQTVKAINASGVLPPGVRIERIYDRKDLIDTTTHTVLHNMVVGILLIVFLQWVFLGDLRSALIVGATIPFALFFAVIILVLRGESANLLSVGAIDFGLIVDATVIMVEAIFRRLSHTTALSAEELSHISADTVMGMKSHAILSAAADVSRSIFFAAAIIIAAFLPLFTLSGVEGNIFSPMAKTYAYALAGGLLATFTVTPALSAIILPAHVKETETLLMRWLHRLYTPLLGWAVANRRLVMAGAVGLVVMTVIATRFLGLEFLPKLEEGNLWVRATLPPTISLAEGNGYVNQMRKLIATFPEVESVVSQHGRPDDGTDAAGLFNAEFFAPLKPASQWPGSKDKDDLTARMLKQLQEKFPGVEFNFSQYLQDNVSEAVSGVKGENSIKLYGNDLQALTDTANKIKSVLATVQGVQDLAVFTSLGQPTIQIDVDRARAARYGLTPGDINATIRIAIGGDSAGDLYEPGSDRHFPIIVRLAPEYRKSAEAIHNLRIGVQGPNGITQIPLTEVASIQLVSGAAYIYRENQERYLPIKFSVRERDLGSAIKEAQDKVAEQVQLPPGSRAEWVGEFGNLQDAIKRLSIVVPISLVLIGVLLFFNFGSFTDTLLAMSVIPMAIFGGVLGLLVTGIPFSVSAAIGFIALFGIAVMDGIIILSQYNQLIDQGLDRVRAILRTGELQLRPVLMTCVVAGVGLLPAAVSSGIGSQVQKPLAIVVVTGMMLAPGVILVTLPVLISYFSRRRLG